GCCTGTCCCTGCTCTCTGCAGCTCCTGGGTTGGAGTGTCAAATTCTTTCTCAGTTGTCTGGCTTCGGCTCCAGCCTCTTTTTTTCTTGGCTCCCTTGAGGACATACtgagcttttcccttcccttcccttccatgccATAATTTATCTTTGGGACTCTGATTTCACTTGCAGTGCATTACCAGATGTGGAGGAAGCACCCTGCTGCTGGTGATGAGAGTGACAGCGAAGAAGAGCTTGCTGCTTTCTGTCCTAAGGTGACTGCTCAGGCCAAGCCTTTTGCTCAAGCGGGTGGTGGGTAGGCTGCCGGATTTAAGGGTAAGGGAGCTCATCAGTTTTGTTCAGCCTTTCCTGATTAAAGAGTGGCTGGccagtttttttaaagcaaataaagCATTGTTTTGCATGGTACCCCTTTTTGCGTAGAGCGCTGGCTTTGCTTAACGGTCCAGTTGAGTCAGATTTTGCTTCTGACTGAGTAAAATATGCAGGGATCTTGATCTCCCTGTGTTGTTTCTATTTTCTGACCCAAAATAAGTTTCCTAGAGCTGTGCTTGATACCTTGATTTCTTTCCAGCTGGATGATGCTGCAGTTGCCAAGGAGCTGGCGATTTCTGATTCGGAGCACTCAGATGCTGAAGTCTCCTGTACTGAGAATGGAACATTCAATCTCTCACGTGGCCAGACTCCCTTGACTGAGGGTTCAGAAGGTAAGGCCAGGGGCAGGAAGAGGGCAGGAGTGATAAAGTTGCTGTTTCTTTTGCATTTAAAACCAGAGAGTTGCCATACTGCGTGGCAGAGATGTGTCCCTATGCTAAAGAGTCTTCTGCAGGTTATGGTGGGTAGAGGAGGCAAGGACTGAGCAGGGGAGAAGACAAATAGCGAGAGACcactcccttccagtttggtgtagtggttaagtgcatggactcttacctgggagaactgggtttgattcccccctcctccacttgaagatgaagaagaagaagatattggatttatatcccgccctccattctgaagagtctcagagcggctcacaatcttctttcccttcctcccccacaacagacaccctgtgaggtgggtggggctggagagggctctcacagcagctgccctttcaaggacaacctctgccaaagctatggctgacccaaggccattccagcaggtgcaagtggaggcgtggggaatcaaacctggttctccaagataagagagctctggctgacctaaggccattccagcaggtggaagtggaggagtggggaatcaaacccggttctcccagataagagagctctggctgacccaaggccattccagcaggtgcaagtggaggagtggggaatcaaacccggttctcccagataagagagctctggctgacccaaggccattccagcaggtgcaagtggaggagtggggaatcaaacccggttctcccagataatggccttgggtcagccagagctctcttatctgggagaaccgggtttgattccccactcctccaattgcagctgctgggatggccttgggtcagccagagctctcttatctgggagaaccgggtttgattccccactcctccacttgcacctgttggaatggccttgggtcagccagagctctggcaaaggttgtccttgatagagcagctgctgcgagagccctctcagcccccacctacctcacagggtgtctgttgtggggggagaagatataggagattgtgagccactctgagtctctgagattcggaatggagggcaggatataaatctgcaattcttcttcttcttccatgctgGCCCAGCTCACAGCTTTCGTGGAGACTCAGTGTAGATTGATAATATTTGAAGCTGCTAAACCTCCAGATCGTGGCTCTAACTGTCATATTATCTGCCCCCGTTTAGACCTCGATGGCCACAGTGACCCTGAGGAGTCTTTTGCCCAGGATCTGCCAGACTTTCCTTCCATCAACCCTGAGGTGACGGGAATAGATGATGAGGATGACACCAGCATAGGCATTCCAAGCCTTGCCTTCCGTGCCCAGGGCCAGGAAGATCTCCGGCTCTCGTACGACAAAGAAGAAATGCCCTCAGAGCCACTCCTTGGGGCAGTGCCACCCACACACAACCTAACAAATGACTTAGCTGGTTTCGTGACAAGAGGGATGATCCAGCTGGCCTTGGCTGGGGGCTCCCCATTGGGGTCTGCCGGTGGCAACAGGCAGCAGCACAGTTCCAGAGCCTTCCTGCGGACCTCCAGCTCAGAGCTGGATACAGATGCTGAAGGAGATGACTTTGAGCTGCTTGACCAGTCAGAGCTGAATCAGATGGACTCTGCCAGTTCCCGTGGCCAGTAAGACAACGGACCTCTTCGCTTCTGTGGAGCAGAGATGGATATGGCCTGGAGGAGAACAGGCTGGTGTTCTGTTCATGGGGTTGTGACTTGGCAAGGTGAATGGGATTGTTAGAATAAACTTCTCCTGAGCACATTCAGAGATTGGTTACCGAATGTGTGCGCGCCTCACTTAGGTTGGTGTCTCTTGCACTGTTCGTTCAGAGGCAAAATGTTACTCCTACTTGGAGGCTGTTCTTTGTTAAATAGGCATACAAGAGGTCATTAAGTCTCCTAGCGCCTCCTGAATAGAAGTCAGGTGAAGGAGTTTGTCGTTTGGAAGCCAAGTACTACGTAAAGCAAGTTCTAAAGTCCCTTGAACAATGAAGGTGACTGTCACACCCTATTCCTAAATAAGATTTTACTCTCCTGATCCTATCAAATGTGTTTGCGCTCTGTGTATGTAAGAAAGCTTTGACTTGCCACCTCTGGGATGTTGGAAGCTACTTCTCTACCCCCCCAGTAAATATTTGCATTTGCAGTGACTCCAAATTCATACCTTGCAAAACCCTAGCCAGGCTCTTTGCTGTACAGTATGTTTTTGGAAGATGTAAGTGCTGGGCTGGCCCTTCCCACATCAGTTCCTTGAAAGTTCAGGCTGATGCAAAATGCTGATGGCGGGGATAGGATGGCCCTGTAGTTGGAGGTCAGCTCAGTTCTCTTCCTGTTCCCCTAGCAGCTGCCAAAGTCTACATTTCTGTGATAGCCTCCTCACTGAGCAGGACTCAGCCACCCGACGGGAGCATATGATCCTTTTGGCAGAGGCTGGCCAGTTGGACATGCTCAATAGCTGCAGCTTTTAAATCTCATGACCTTGAGCTCAGGTGGCCCCTTCTTATGCTGGAGAACCCTCTGCTGAGTGGTCCCTTCTTACGCTGAGAATTGATAGTGTGGAAGAGTTCAGCTACTAGCCCAGGTCACAAATGTCAACTGGTAATAAAACCAGATGTACAAGGCCAACTGTCTACAGGTCTCTGGCTCTCCCAAAACACgtgcagttttttaaaagaagataaaAAAGTGGGCCTTCGGGTTTTGAGAAGATCTGAGAAGAAAGGTGTTGGTAATACCAATTGGAGTGTGATGCACCTTTATTTCTCGGAGGACTCTGTAACCTTATGGCAGCTATGTTTCGATTAACTTTTaagaacaatttaaaaaccaaattCAAAATGGGTGACAGATTTGGGGATTCCTGTTCTTGACTGCACTGCCTGCATTGCTGGGAGATGTTACCACATTCCTCAAGAACAAACTGTTTTCAGATGGTATCGGGATCTGTTGTTGCTCCTTGTGTGGGTAAGATTGGCATGGGTTGTGATCTTTAACCAGCATCTCTGACCCGCAAAAGAATATGTTTCCCTACACTGTGGAGACGCTACTGCTAAGAAGTTTGCAATTCTGGTGCTCTGTCTCTTGCATAGAATTCCACATATAAACATTGAGAGTGGATGTTGTATGCAAAATGATTAGAATGGACCCCCCAGAAAATACAGCTTAGCACAAAGCCATACTGGTGAACATCTGTGATTACCACAGACTTGTGAGAATGCTATGATGGCACACCTTAGAGTTTATATCCACGACCCTGTAATAACATGTGAATCTGCAGAACTGAACCATTTCTAACTTTAGATCCTGCTGGAGAGCTTGGCAACCAGGTCCTCTAGTTCCACCCTAACTTGCACCTCTTTTGGGCTCAGTAGAATTTTTGACAGCAAGTGAAGACCTTTGCTGTACTCTGTTGTTTCCTTGACCAGGCAGAAATGTGACTGTAAATTCCATATGCCTAACAAATGTGCGCAGAAACCTCTCGGTGGTGCTTTGTAAATGGCTTGATTTTATAGCATATCATGGTATCAACTGCCATTTCTAGTGTTTATAAGTAGTCGACATTGTGATTGTTCATAGGTCAATTTGTCACAGTAcaggtctttttaaaaagtaatttaaaatgcTAATAACTTTGAGGTGAGTAACTGACTTTATCAGATTTTGTGTTCTGTGGATTCAAATAAAATTCTAATGCAATAAGACCACACATTTTCCACTATATTAATAGTGAGATGTTATTTCTGTTTCTATTAAGTGTTTTTCTTCCCTAATTTGGTGCAAAATAAAGCGTTGGAAACAAACTCAGTTCCTTTGTTTATTCCTCCACTTGTAATATTGAGCCTTGCTTTGAAGAATGTTTATGTTGGCCCATGTTGCAGTGAAACAGTCAGTTTGCTTTGTTTCTGTTCTTCCACTATCACAGCCATCCTCTCCCAGCCCACAGCAGAAAATATAATTAAGTCCTTTACAGATTAAGCCGTGCTCCAGAAAGTGCAGAAATTGGAAGAAGTTGTCCTTCGAACTTTGCGCTGTGTTCTGCTCTATGAGATTGTGCTGGCTTACAACAAAGGATTTTCTCTTGGTCTTTCAGCCCCAGCTCTTTTTGGAAGCTGAGTTACATTGGATTTAGAACATTGTAATACTGTTTAGGCTTGCACTGGTAATCCTTGAAACCAACCTTTTTAAATCCTCAAATTTCCTTTTTAACAGATTGTATTCTTATAgaatactaggaataaggtctgttgtggagaaaaatacagtgggctctagaaagaggctctgggtgagtcttcccacccacacaagtgaaggcattcactcccccccccacctcaaggggagctgctctctgccatctgacaagcagttataattctgagtgatctccagccctcacctggaaattggcgaCAGTGGTTCCtatgaggaaatggcattgtacctgtctgaggtctcacccctcctcaaacccgaCCCTCTCCAGGACTCCTATTGGCCTTAACTGAGCTATGAAAATCTTAGCACAGTATTGTCAGTCCCAGCATGTGGAAATTATCAGAAGTTGAAGGTCCTAGTGTTTGCCAGTAATCCCAAATTATACCAGTGGAGGATCAATTCAGTAGATATTGAGCAGGTgtgatgttttaaatatttacgAATAGTCTTTCAATCTTCTGACTCCAGAAAGGCACATGTGGACTACATTACCACAAATGCCACTAAAAATGCAGGTGCAATTATGAAATTTTATTggaacttgggagggggggtcgGAATGCAGTGGCAGCAGTCAGGATCTTTAAGGCTGCCCAACTTCTGTATGGGGCTTCCTTGAGTATATCACCATATCAATCACACTGGCAGGCACTTGAAAAGTTCTTAAGGCGTATTTTTCAGGCCCCTTCTCTGGATGACTCTAACCTTACGATTAGCCTGGAAACAGGCATGGTCCTTTGTGGATTGCAGCAATCAGCCTCTGTAATTCCAGTGGGTCGACAACACTCCCCATCACCTAAAGCCCAGGCACCCCACAGGAGGGAAATAATGCTGGAGAAGTCTTCTCCATCCCTGGCACAAGCAGCAGTAACGGAGCAACTTCATAAGGGGGTGTAGTTAgcttgttttaattgtgtttgaagAGTTTGCTCCAGTGGTAGGATTGCCAACATAGGTTTGgggaattccttgagatttgCAAGTGGAGACTGGGGAGAGCAGAGTTGGGAAAGAgggcaagctagggttgccagtccccaggtgggggcaggggatcccctggtttggagaccctccccccgcttcagggtcgtcagaaagcagggggaggggagggaaatgtctgctgggaactttattattccctatggagatttattctcatagaaaatcatggagaattgatctgcgggtatctggggctctggggggggctgtttttttgaggtagaggcaccatattttcagtatagcatctagtccctctccccaaaataccccccaagtttcaaaacgattggaccagggggtctaattctatgagcccccaaagaaggtgcccctatccttcattatttcctacggaaggaaggcattgaaaaggtgtgctgtccctttaaatgcgatggccagaactccctttggagttcaattatgcttgtcacagccttgctcttggctccgcccctaatgtctcgtggctccaccccccaaagtctcctggctccacccccaaagtccccagctgttTCTTgccttggacttggcaaccctcgggCAAGCGGAGAGGCGCCAGCATCAGGCAGGGGCTGCAAAGGCCACGCGGGGCCTCCCCAAGCACCTCCCCTCTCCAGGCCTTCCGGAATGGAGACCCCTTCCCCCACCGGCACGAGGGGATGCCAAACCTGGGCGCCCCGGAAGCGCCCCTCCTCCGGCCCCGCCCCTTCCGCTGAAGCCCATTGGCCGAGCGCCCGGCAGCGGTGCGCAGCCCCGAGTCCTCCCCCGCAACTGCTTCCCCGCCCAAAGGTTCCTCCCCGCCCAACGGGAACCCACCAGCCGCGAAGCAAGCGAGAGCCAGCCGAGTGGCCTCCCCGCTGCCGGCGGGGATGACGAGCGGCGGAGGAAAGGCCCGCGAAGGTGAGGCGGAGGAGGAGGGCCGCcccgtctctctccctctctcgaCCCCCCTGACGccgcttcctcccttcccctgcaGGCGCCGGCGGGGCGGCCGCCATCCTCCTGCGCTACCTCCGCGAGCAGAACCGGCCGCACAGCGCGCAGGACGCCTTCGGGAACCTCCAGCGGGAGCACGGCCTGGGCAAGACGGTGAGGGGCGGCCGGGGGAGAGCCTCCCTCAGGCTGCAACGCTGctccctcctcctgctgcagGCACCGCTGAGCCTCGTGCAGCGTGACAGACAGCACCTTTCCACCTTGCCCTGGCTCCTTACAGCAACGCTTTCATTGCATGTGGCAGAAGTCAGCAGGGCAGGAGGCAAATGGGGTTGCTTCTGGCACAGGCCTCACCGTGCATACAGTACACGGGCATTGCGACCAGGGTTCACCTGGCAGGCCTCCTTTGAGGCATAGTGGtatggggaggggtgggtgggtgggaacagTGATTCCCGGTTTTGACCAAGATGCTCTGAAGTGTGTGTCTTTTCCTTCTCTCGCTTTAGGCTGTAGTGAAGGCTTTGGAGCAGCTGACTCAGCAGGGGAAAATCAAAGAGAAAGTTTACGGGAAGCAGAAAATCTACTTTCCAGACCAGGTAAGCAAGGTCCCCTTCCGTTCCTGTGGGAAATAATTGTTTGTTTCAGTTACTGATTTTAACTACCTGTGAGAAATATTTCAGAGacaacgggtttttttttttctcgtAGCGTTTGATTTACAAATCTACACTGTGATTAGAATGAATTTGTATTAGTAGGGAAAACAGTATTTACATAACGTATTTTGGTTACTTTCCTGTATTACACATATGTTTCCATATGTAAACCTTAATTTTGTTTTTGCTGGTCTTAATATTTATGAGACAGTCACCACAAGAGGCCCTTTAAAATAATTGAACTAAGCTTTATAACACaagttgtattgtattgtattgcatttatatgttgtgagccgccctgagcctgcttgagcggggagggcgggatacaaataaaaagtattattattattattattattattattacgttgTTTAGTAATACACTGAAACACTTTCAGTGTTACAAAGCAGGAAATGTATTCTTCATGGGATTTAATTTCTCTGTAAGTTACTGCTTGTTATTTGTGGAGAGGTCTGTGGTATGCTGGCAGAACACCTTTGGGGGAGGAGTCTGGCTGTCCACATCAGGACTTACTGATATATCCACCCTTTCCTGGCAAAATGGGTTGCTGGCCAGCAAAGTCCGTGATGTGGCAGCAGCTACTGTACCTTGCCTACCAGCTGATTTGTCAAATGAATAACCTTCCCCATCACTTTTGTAATCTAGGATCACTTTCCCAGCGCAAGCGACTCAGAGCTCAAGGCCCTGGACAATGAGATTTCAGATCTGTCTGGCAAAGTGCAAACCCTCCAGCAGAACTGCTGTCTTATGGAGTCAGGTGTGTTCAGTCGGGTTGTCAGTCTGCTGCTCTGGCCTTGTATGAAATGTGGATGTGCCCGCTTGTGCTCCCAGACAGCATGTCACCTTTGTGAATGGAGTGTGCCTTGGCCGAAGTGCACAAACACGTCTGTGGTCTTTCCCACTGACAGATGCCACATCTGCCGCTTTAACGAGCTATTCCATTTCAGAACTGAAAGAACTGAAGGGCTCTATGACAACCCCAGAGATGGTGAAAGAGATTGAAGAGTTAAAAAAAGATTGCGCCAATTATACAGAGAAACTGGAGCGGATTAAATCTGCTGCCAATCATGTGACCCCTGAGGAGAAAGAAAAGGTAACACGGCCGTAGCGGGAGGGCCCAGTAGCAGAGGCTAGCATGGTTTCTGGCTCCCCTTCTGccgtttctcccccctccccatttagggGGCCCTTGTGGTGTTGTATGAACACAAGACCCAAGAGATGCGTTAGGGCTGAGACTcatgaaaaaaaaatgacaacGTGCTTTGGTGCCTTCATGACATCTGGATGCCTACAGTACCAGCATTCATGGTCTGGCCAGCCTTGAAACTGAACCCAAGTTCATCCAGGCTGGATGAATTGAAGAAAGATGCCCACTTAATCAGGCACTTAAGACAACCAATGTGCCCTTTCTTTCACTGCCCTGCCTGTTCATTTGCTAAACAGTCTCTGCTTTTATAAAGGCAAGACTGTtttccatttctctttgtccCTATTGTGAATGCTCCATTCCCTGTGTTGTTGTGCCTCTGGTTCTCAGCCTTCCCTAGCCATTCTGCTGGGTGCTAGGAATAAAAGAGCTCCTCTCTCTTGCTGGTTGCAGGTGTATAATGAGAAGAAACTGTATTGCAGAGAATGGCGACGCCGGAAGAGAATGGTGAGCAAGCGCTGTATCTGTacaaaggtgggaaggaggaattgCATCCATAGCCCCCAAGAGGGATCTTCTCATCCCATGCTTGAGATCCTCATATTGTACTTGATGAGGCGGGAAACAGTGCCTTCGTGATAACTTACCATGTACAAATGCTGTTCTGGTTTGCATGCAGAGTCCTGATTTAGTGGCTTTCTGCTGAATCAGTTAAAGAGCAGCACATGGGTAGTCGTGTCCTGACtggcaaattctgcctcttgTATCAAGTTGCCAGCCAGCTTGTTTTAGGAGGCATTTATTCCCAAATACCACCATCCCAGAACTAATCATCTCTCAACTCAGAAGCAGCATTTTCATTGTCaccattttaaaagtttaaaatgcaGTTGTCTCAAGATACAGGTGTGCACTGCATTGGCATGCCTGGGAATGTATTAACATGTCCTTAccggggaggagaggggggacaTGACAGCTCGTTATTTGCATGTGTAATGTCCCATCTTTTTCTCTGCAGGCGATTGCAAACAGTCACTTGCCTATCTGGCAGCTTCCCTTCAAGCCTATTTGGTTTTGCTCTTTCATATTCTGAGTTATATTCTGTATCTCCAGGGACTCTGTAATTGTCTGTAGAACAAGCTAgagttttaaaaatggaaatataCTGGAATCTCAAGCCTCAGTTTGGGGTTTAAGAGGTGTGGGATGGCCTGCATGAGGTCAGGAAGGCTACCACACTTCTGTCGTTTTGCAAACTACATGAAAGTGCTCTCTTGAACAGTTGTTTTTCAAAGGCTTCAGGGCTGTATCGGTTCTGGAAGCTGCTGCTGTAAAAGGAATGGGTTTGTAGATTTTACTGCTGGGTATTGTGTGTGTTTCCTGTTgctgcatgaacacatgaagctgccttatcttgaagcagaccatcagtccaccaaagtcagtattgcctactcagactggcaggcaggcattctccagggtctcaggctgagggctttcacatcatctaccccTTGATCCTTTTTCAAAACTGGGGATGCCagaaactgaacctgggaccttctgcatgccaagcagaagctgtaACCACTGAGCCTGTCTGCATTATTCTGCTCTCACTGCATGGCATTTCTAGTTATGTAATGCCATTTGCTGgccctgcctttctttctttagatgatttgtattctgccttttcccagaATGGGTTCAGGGCGGATAACATATTAAGTAACAATTCAGATTatacaattaaaaacagataaaatgtATACTTTTTTACTATGTCATACTTTACTGATTTTTTTCAGAGGGCAGGGGGCGGAGGAGCAGCTTGCTACCACGATTTCTAAACCTGCCCTTACAAGTCAGCCTGCAATCCCTTGCATGGTGGTGGTTTCAGAGAtgacatttatatcccgccctccaccctgaatcgcagagcagctcccaatctcctttcccttcctcccccacaacaggcaccctgtggggtgggtggggctgagagggctctcacagcagctgccctttcaaggacaacctctgccagagctatggctgacccaaggccattccagcaggtgcaagtggaggagtggggaatcaaacctggttctcccagataaaagagctatggctgactcaaggccattccagcagctgcaagcggaggagtggggaatcaaacccagtcctcccagataagagagttctggctgacccaaggccattccagcaggtgcaagagaaggagtgggaaatccaacctggttctcccagataagagagctatggctgacccaaggccattccagcaggtgcaagaggagtggggaatgcaacctggttctcccagataagagagctctggctgacccaaggccattccagcaggtgcaaggggaggagtggggaaatcaaacccggttctgccagataagagagctatggctgacccaaggccattccagcaggtgcaagaggagtggggaatgcaacctggttctcccagataagagagctctggctgacccaaggccattccagcaggtgcaagtggaggagtggggaatcaaacccggttctcccagataagagctctggctgacccaaggccatgctagcaggtgcaagtggaggagtggggaatcaaacccggttctgccagataagagagctatggctgacccaaggccattccagcaggtgcaagaggagtggggaatgtaacctggttctcccagataagagtccgcgcacttaaccactacaccagactggctctcctacaAACACCctgcggggtgggtggggctggagagggctctcacagcagctgccctttcaagagagtctcagagcggctcacaatctcctttaccttcctccccaacagacaccctgtgaggtgggtggggctggagagggctctcacagcagctgccctttcaaggacaacctctgccagagctatggctgacccaaggccattccagcaagtggaggagtggggaatcaaacccggttctcccagataagagagctctggctgacccgaggccattccagcagctgcaagtggaggagtggggaatccaacccggttctcccagataagagagctctggctgacccaaggccattccagcagctgcaaggggaggagtggggaatcaaacccggttctcctagataagagagatctggctgacccaaggccattccagcagctgcaagtggaggagtggggaatcaaacccggttctcccagataagagagctatggctgacccaaggccattccagcagctgcaagtggaggagtggggaatcaaacccggttctcccggataagagagctctgactgacccaaggccattccagcaggtgcaagtggaggagtggggaatcaaacccggttctcccagataagagtccatgcactcaaccactacaccaaactggcagctgtATTGTCaaagggcagccatattggtctgcagaAGAGCTAGATTCTAAGAAGCAAGCTGTTGCAAGTTGTTGACTCTCATATTCAGTAGTACTTTAGAGACCAACTGGGTACCtgatgaaggcagctttgactttcaaaaattCAGATCTGGAGAATCTTGTTGGGTCTTTCTAGCTCTTTTATGGTGGATAAATTATTTCTGTATTGTATACCTACAGGACTATCTTGTCATGAGAGTCTGGGGCCTGTGCTGTAATATTTCCTCAGTTGGAAGGTATAAATACTAAGATGTGTGTCTTGTCTCTTTAGGCAACAGAGCTACTTGATGCAATCTTGGAAGGCTATCCTAAAAGCAAGAAGCAGTTCTTTGTGAGTACATATGACTTCATTTGACGTGGCCATAGAGACTGTTCTTGCTAATGTGCTGTATCTTAGACCAGCTACAGAACACATTTGTCTGCCATGAATCTTAAGGGATGCGTGTTTTTTTGTTGTTAAGGAGGAAGTTGGCATTGAgactgatgaagatttccatgttACTTTACCTCCCATCTGAATTAAGGGCTCTTCTGGTACACGAAACAGCAGCCACCTATTTAGCATTCATCTTCCATCTCTGtaaattttttttaatcctttgcatgcagaaggggggggggaagcagccccTACGAAACTCCCTACTAATTCCAGTTGTCCTCCCCAAGCGTCTGGGGCTGATTGTCATTTTATTCTTCAAGCTGTTTGTTCCACTATGTTGGATTGTTGGTAAggactggagaaaatggtggtggtaaataaatatttaaattgcTCTGAGAGCCGAGTCATTTCTTTGGGTAATATTATTTATCCATTTGtgaattgcccaatccctgctactgcaggccTCTGGACATAAGGTTAAATACATTATAAAAACAGATGGCGAGTACAATTCTTTGTTCCAGTATGCGAATTACAGACTGCCAGCCACTCTGTGAGCAGGGGGAAAGGGGAAGCAGACAGGAAGAGCAGTGGAGGATGCCAGCCAGgatggaaaccattgctgtcctcaaccaaaagcctggggaatatctctgctttgcaggccctgcagaactgcataagatcccaaagagccctgatggaatttggcagagagctccaccagggtggggccaggactaaCCTAGTTGAGG
The sequence above is a segment of the Heteronotia binoei isolate CCM8104 ecotype False Entrance Well chromosome 15, APGP_CSIRO_Hbin_v1, whole genome shotgun sequence genome. Coding sequences within it:
- the PSMC3IP gene encoding homologous-pairing protein 2 homolog, whose protein sequence is MTSGGGKAREAPAGAGGAAAILLRYLREQNRPHSAQDAFGNLQREHGLGKTAVVKALEQLTQQGKIKEKVYGKQKIYFPDQDHFPSASDSELKALDNEISDLSGKVQTLQQNCCLMESELKELKGSMTTPEMVKEIEELKKDCANYTEKLERIKSAANHVTPEEKEKVYNEKKLYCREWRRRKRMATELLDAILEGYPKSKKQFFEEVGIETDEDFHVTLPPI